In one window of Flavobacterium ginsengisoli DNA:
- a CDS encoding tetratricopeptide repeat protein, giving the protein MKNLLFASLMMMTCSIWAQSATGYFDKAMKKAEAGNTKGAIADYNKAIQMSPKFVEAYQNRGVAKFKLNDLKGAQADFSKTIELDNMNADAFTGRANVNYKLQKYQETIDDCTSSLGLNPKDYIAYNLRGLAYSEHWR; this is encoded by the coding sequence ATGAAAAACCTACTATTCGCATCACTTATGATGATGACATGCTCTATCTGGGCACAATCTGCAACGGGCTATTTTGACAAAGCCATGAAAAAAGCTGAAGCCGGCAACACAAAAGGCGCAATTGCCGATTACAACAAAGCGATTCAAATGAGCCCTAAATTTGTTGAAGCTTATCAGAATCGCGGTGTCGCAAAATTCAAACTAAACGATCTCAAAGGAGCTCAAGCCGATTTTAGCAAAACAATTGAGCTAGACAACATGAATGCCGATGCTTTTACTGGCAGAGCCAATGTTAACTACAAATTACAAAAGTATCAAGAAACAATTGATGACTGCACCTCTTCATTAGGTTTAAATCCAAAAGATTACATTGCTTATAATCTAAGAGGTTTAGCATATAGCGAGCATTGGCGATAA
- a CDS encoding phytoene desaturase family protein, which yields MRKTIQIIGSGFSSLAAACYLAQQGNKVTVYEKNSTIGGRARQFKEDGFTFDMGPSWYWMPDVFERFFQDFNKKPSDYYELIKLNPAYRVYFGIDDFISIYDNLDEIKYTFETIEKGSGQKLQNFIDQAKSNYDIAIKDLVYRPGISPLELVTKETALKLNQFFKNVSTDIRKNFKNERLIQILEFPVLFLGAKPTKTPSFYNFMNYADFGLGTWHPKTGMFDVIRGIEKLALELGVTIKTNSEIDKIIVENKTAKGIVINGEILNADIVLSGADYHHSETLVEKEHRMYSEKYWKSRVFAPSSLLFFVGFNKKIENISHHALFFDVDFNQHAADIYDNPKWPNAPLFYANFPSKTDSTAAPDGMESGFFLIPLAPGIEDNEALREEYFEKIITRFEELTQQKIKNSIIFKRSFCKNDFVADYNAYKGNAYGMANTLFQTAFLRPKLKSKKIKNLYFTGQLTVPGPGVPPALISGKLAAELIQKSFRS from the coding sequence ATGAGAAAAACTATCCAAATAATAGGCTCAGGCTTCTCTTCTTTGGCAGCCGCGTGTTACCTTGCCCAGCAAGGAAATAAAGTTACTGTTTACGAAAAAAACAGTACAATTGGCGGACGTGCAAGACAATTTAAAGAAGATGGTTTCACTTTTGACATGGGTCCGAGCTGGTATTGGATGCCAGATGTATTTGAACGCTTTTTTCAAGATTTCAATAAAAAACCTTCCGATTATTACGAACTGATAAAACTAAATCCAGCCTATCGGGTTTATTTTGGAATCGATGATTTTATTAGCATTTACGATAATCTAGATGAAATAAAATACACTTTTGAGACCATCGAAAAAGGAAGCGGTCAAAAACTGCAAAACTTTATTGATCAAGCCAAAAGCAATTATGACATTGCAATTAAGGATTTGGTCTATCGTCCTGGAATTTCGCCGCTAGAATTAGTGACAAAAGAAACTGCATTAAAACTCAATCAGTTTTTTAAGAACGTAAGCACCGATATTCGCAAAAATTTCAAGAACGAGAGACTAATTCAGATTTTAGAATTTCCTGTTTTATTTCTCGGAGCAAAACCAACCAAAACACCTTCGTTTTATAATTTTATGAATTATGCCGATTTCGGTTTAGGAACTTGGCATCCTAAAACGGGAATGTTTGATGTTATTCGAGGAATCGAAAAACTGGCATTAGAACTTGGCGTTACCATAAAAACCAATTCGGAAATTGATAAAATAATCGTTGAAAACAAAACCGCAAAAGGAATTGTAATTAATGGCGAAATCCTAAATGCAGATATCGTTTTAAGCGGAGCCGATTATCATCATTCTGAAACATTAGTAGAAAAAGAGCACAGAATGTATTCTGAAAAATATTGGAAAAGTAGAGTTTTTGCACCTTCTTCTCTTCTATTTTTTGTTGGTTTCAATAAAAAGATAGAAAATATTTCACATCACGCTTTATTCTTTGATGTCGATTTTAATCAGCATGCCGCCGATATTTACGATAATCCAAAATGGCCGAATGCTCCGTTATTCTATGCCAATTTTCCGTCCAAAACAGATTCAACTGCGGCGCCTGACGGGATGGAATCTGGATTTTTCTTAATTCCGCTTGCGCCTGGAATTGAAGACAATGAAGCTTTACGAGAAGAATACTTCGAAAAAATCATCACGCGTTTTGAAGAACTGACACAGCAAAAGATAAAAAATAGCATTATCTTTAAGAGATCATTCTGTAAAAATGATTTTGTAGCCGATTACAACGCCTATAAAGGAAACGCTTACGGAATGGCCAACACGTTATTTCAAACGGCTTTTTTAAGACCAAAATTAAAAAGCAAAAAAATCAAGAATCTATATTTTACAGGACAATTAACTGTTCCAGGCCCAGGTGTTCCGCCTGCTTTAATTTCAGGAAAACTCGCAGCTGAATTAATTCAAAAATCTTTTAGATCTTAA
- a CDS encoding shikimate kinase → MKKIVLLGYMGCGKSTIAQNLSKITNIPFLDLDKCIEERANLSINEIFEKHGEVHFRKLEHQMFVELLESSDNNIIGLGGGTPCYANNHELLKGDDVTSIYLKASIDTLYNRLVHNKSKRPLIANMNEEEMKEFIAKHLFDRSYYYNQAKHKVSVDDKSVEETVQDILEILA, encoded by the coding sequence ATGAAAAAAATTGTGTTGTTAGGTTATATGGGCTGCGGAAAGTCTACTATTGCCCAAAATTTGTCAAAAATTACAAATATTCCGTTCTTAGATTTAGATAAATGCATCGAAGAAAGAGCAAATTTATCCATAAATGAGATTTTTGAGAAGCATGGAGAAGTGCATTTTCGAAAATTAGAGCACCAAATGTTCGTCGAATTGCTAGAATCTTCAGATAATAATATTATAGGTCTTGGAGGAGGTACTCCATGTTATGCTAATAATCATGAATTGTTAAAAGGAGACGATGTTACTTCTATATATTTAAAAGCATCAATTGATACCTTATATAATAGATTGGTGCATAACAAAAGCAAACGCCCTTTGATTGCTAATATGAATGAGGAAGAAATGAAAGAGTTTATCGCGAAACATTTATTCGACAGAAGTTATTATTACAATCAGGCAAAACATAAAGTTTCAGTTGATGATAAATCTGTCGAAGAAACGGTTCAGGATATTTTAGAAATATTAGCTTAA
- a CDS encoding transketolase translates to MKPNTQQLSDLTIQVRRDILRMVHAVNSGHPGGSLGCTEFLVTLYQNIMDRKEGFDMDGIGEDLFFLSNGHISPVFYSVLARSGYFPVSELATFRLLDSRLQGHPTTHEGLPGVRIASGSLGQGLSVALGAAQAKKLNKDNHIVYSLHGDGELQEGQNWEAIMYASAKKVDNIIATIDLNGKQIDGTTDEVLPMGSIRAKFEAFDWDVLEIKEGNSIDAIIAGLTDAKSRTGKGKPVCILLHTEMGNGVDFMMHTHAWHGKAPNNDQLASALAQNISTLADY, encoded by the coding sequence ATGAAGCCTAACACACAACAATTAAGCGATTTAACGATCCAAGTAAGAAGAGATATTCTTAGAATGGTACATGCTGTAAACTCTGGACACCCAGGTGGTTCTTTAGGTTGTACTGAATTTTTGGTTACACTATATCAAAATATAATGGACCGCAAAGAAGGTTTTGACATGGACGGAATTGGAGAAGATTTATTTTTCCTTTCAAACGGACACATCTCACCTGTATTCTATAGCGTTTTAGCACGCAGCGGATATTTTCCAGTTTCAGAATTAGCTACATTCAGATTATTAGATTCTCGTTTACAAGGACACCCAACAACACACGAAGGTTTACCTGGAGTTCGTATTGCGTCTGGTTCATTAGGACAAGGTTTATCTGTAGCTCTTGGAGCAGCGCAAGCTAAAAAATTAAACAAAGACAATCATATTGTATATAGTTTACACGGAGACGGAGAATTGCAAGAAGGTCAAAACTGGGAGGCTATCATGTATGCATCTGCTAAGAAAGTAGACAACATTATTGCAACTATCGACTTAAACGGAAAACAAATTGATGGAACAACTGACGAAGTTTTGCCAATGGGAAGCATTCGCGCTAAATTTGAAGCTTTTGACTGGGATGTTTTAGAAATTAAAGAAGGAAACAGCATCGATGCTATCATTGCTGGTTTAACTGACGCTAAATCAAGAACAGGAAAAGGAAAACCAGTTTGTATTTTATTACATACAGAAATGGGGAATGGTGTAGATTTCATGATGCACACTCACGCTTGGCATGGTAAAGCACCAAACAATGACCAATTGGCTAGTGCTTTAGCTCAAAACATTTCAACTTTAGCAGATTATTAA
- a CDS encoding DUF6438 domain-containing protein encodes MKPTPVLYLILFFILYSCQTNNDKKLQKDILGEWIYIKTDDQRKPLTNNNHNIPPPPPPFGSHKEGYTFLENNITEYKSGYFKMIKTQERENRKTYFLGTETKYKIENDSLKIFDLESKTWKNQKIESILGDTLTTKIDDSIFAKYARTNYKINPDENYDQIILSSSGCYGSCPVLNISIDNNGNIIYFGQHYNTQNGFYKSHITKSQYQKVQTNLKKADIMNLKDNYEGSWTDDETITVTFVKNNKIAKSISDYGRQSRPLSFGLTLLFDIYTSK; translated from the coding sequence ATGAAGCCAACACCAGTATTATATCTCATACTATTTTTCATTCTATATTCTTGTCAGACGAATAATGATAAAAAACTACAAAAAGATATTCTTGGAGAATGGATCTACATTAAGACAGATGATCAGCGAAAACCACTGACAAATAATAACCATAATATTCCTCCACCACCTCCTCCATTTGGTTCGCACAAAGAGGGATATACTTTTTTAGAAAACAATATTACCGAATATAAATCTGGTTATTTTAAAATGATTAAAACTCAAGAAAGAGAAAATAGAAAGACTTATTTTTTAGGTACTGAAACTAAATATAAAATCGAAAATGATAGTCTGAAAATTTTTGATTTAGAAAGCAAAACCTGGAAAAATCAGAAAATAGAATCTATTCTTGGAGATACATTAACAACAAAAATAGATGATAGTATCTTTGCAAAATACGCAAGAACAAATTACAAGATTAATCCAGATGAGAATTACGATCAAATTATCCTTTCTTCTTCAGGTTGTTATGGTTCTTGTCCTGTTTTAAATATAAGTATTGACAATAATGGCAATATTATCTATTTTGGCCAACATTACAACACACAAAATGGCTTTTATAAATCTCATATCACCAAGAGTCAGTATCAAAAAGTCCAAACCAATCTTAAAAAAGCAGACATAATGAATCTTAAAGATAATTATGAAGGAAGCTGGACAGATGACGAAACTATTACAGTAACATTTGTAAAAAACAATAAAATCGCGAAGTCGATTAGTGATTACGGAAGACAATCCCGGCCACTTTCGTTTGGGCTTACACTCCTATTCGATATTTATACCAGCAAATAA
- a CDS encoding FKBP-type peptidyl-prolyl cis-trans isomerase: MNKFKYYFVLLLAGLAIVSCNKNDDDNVVVVPLRDYAEQYKADNDSIEKFLKTNYIVVDKTTFDVKIEKIPAGGTQVSIWDQKEYPLQIRPVYNHDVNYKVYYLSLNKGIGDAPCNFDEVTVSYTGSFLNGTQFDSSYGLARNFNLNIYVAGPVIDGWGEIMPQFKVGIRNPTGDDGTFSYKDYGAGVMFLPSGLGYYGNPPEGIPAYSPLVFSFKLLALKRSDLEYSSSSQATVGDGVPSYLEDINGDGYLYDQRDTDRYPNLPKELIDDTDGDGIPDFMDFDDDGDGYTTRFEISKPSDQIGWGTLNGEPFNYGISLYYPYNPVVDNPDTPNVDETEIWAIPRRPTGALTDPTKPESITNPRKFVPEDYTAPGRLRIHLDKTYPYQKN; encoded by the coding sequence ATGAATAAATTTAAATATTATTTTGTTTTGTTACTTGCTGGCCTTGCCATCGTTTCTTGTAATAAAAATGATGACGATAATGTAGTGGTTGTTCCTTTAAGAGATTATGCAGAGCAGTATAAGGCAGATAATGATTCGATTGAAAAATTTTTAAAGACTAATTATATTGTTGTAGATAAGACTACTTTTGATGTTAAAATAGAAAAAATTCCTGCTGGAGGAACTCAAGTTTCGATTTGGGATCAGAAAGAGTATCCCTTACAAATTAGACCCGTTTACAATCATGATGTAAATTATAAAGTTTATTATTTATCCTTAAATAAAGGTATTGGTGATGCTCCATGTAATTTTGATGAAGTTACCGTTTCATATACAGGAAGTTTTTTAAATGGTACTCAATTTGATAGCTCCTACGGCTTGGCGCGTAATTTTAATTTAAATATTTACGTTGCAGGGCCAGTTATAGATGGTTGGGGAGAAATTATGCCGCAATTTAAAGTAGGAATCCGTAATCCAACTGGCGATGATGGGACTTTTAGTTATAAGGATTATGGAGCAGGAGTAATGTTTCTGCCTTCAGGTTTAGGGTATTATGGTAATCCGCCAGAAGGTATTCCTGCGTATTCGCCTTTAGTATTTAGTTTTAAATTATTAGCTTTAAAACGATCTGATCTTGAGTATAGTTCTTCTTCACAAGCTACAGTAGGTGATGGTGTGCCATCTTATCTAGAAGATATTAATGGTGATGGATATTTATATGATCAAAGAGATACTGACAGATATCCTAATTTGCCAAAAGAGTTAATAGACGATACAGATGGAGACGGAATTCCTGATTTCATGGATTTTGATGACGATGGAGATGGTTATACGACGAGATTTGAAATTTCAAAACCTAGTGATCAGATTGGTTGGGGAACATTAAATGGAGAGCCTTTTAATTATGGTATTAGTTTGTATTACCCTTACAATCCAGTAGTGGATAATCCTGATACACCAAATGTAGACGAAACAGAAATTTGGGCTATTCCAAGAAGACCAACTGGAGCACTTACAGATCCAACTAAGCCTGAGTCTATAACAAATCCTCGTAAGTTTGTTCCTGAGGATTATACAGCACCAGGACGTTTGAGAATTCATCTTGATAAAACATATCCTTATCAGAAAAATTAA
- a CDS encoding RNA-binding S4 domain-containing protein yields MRIDKYLWCVRYYKTRNMVTEACKKNQITVNGQVAKPSKEVFPTDRITFRKDQITQIITVLDIPQNRVGAKLVDIYQKNETPPEAFAHLEMLKLSKEHSRRTGAGRPTKKDRRDIDDYGDDVHEDDEDHDDL; encoded by the coding sequence ATGAGAATAGATAAATACTTGTGGTGCGTTCGTTATTACAAGACCAGAAACATGGTTACTGAAGCTTGCAAAAAGAATCAGATCACTGTAAATGGGCAAGTTGCAAAACCTTCAAAAGAAGTTTTTCCTACAGACCGAATCACCTTTAGAAAAGATCAAATTACACAAATTATAACGGTTTTAGATATTCCGCAAAATCGAGTTGGCGCAAAATTGGTAGATATTTATCAAAAAAACGAAACTCCACCAGAAGCTTTTGCCCATTTAGAGATGTTAAAACTATCTAAAGAACATTCTAGAAGAACTGGTGCCGGACGTCCAACTAAAAAAGACCGAAGAGACATTGACGATTACGGAGATGATGTTCATGAAGATGATGAAGACCATGACGATCTTTAA